The following proteins are encoded in a genomic region of Pseudomonas saponiphila:
- a CDS encoding mechanosensitive ion channel family protein, whose translation MFARLFALPCYALVCLLTLLPLSSAQAVGLPGLLGNQTKAQPQAEEPLGQSLDEVIKSLENDQQRAKLLADLKKLRDATKKAQPTPEEGVLGLIGGTLSSLEKQFSGADSPVNRWTDEFDLAQEELAALMLPASQWLPIIFAFALILMVWSLLAAALIWLSHRVRLRFGLTDELPQHPKTWDLLRFALRKLGPWLIALLITVYMTYSLPSSLGKDLAMVLAYALVIGTCFSAICVVAFSVLDGPHRHRALYILRRQAFRPLWWIGSFAAFGEALSDPRMVASLGQHLAHTAATFANVMAALSTGVFILRFRRPIAHLIRNQPLSRRLTRRALSDTIEIIGTFWYLPALVLVGISLFATFVSAGDTSTALRQSLLCTVLLVLCMVINGLVRRHALKPQRGHKRHALYSERLKSFFYTLAHLAVWLAFIELGLRVWGMSLIRFTEGDGHEVSVKLFSLGGTLIFAWLIWILSDTAVHHALTRSRKGLANARAQTMMPLIRNVLFVAIFIIATIVALANMGMNVTPLLAGAGVIGLAIGFGAQSLVADLITGLFIIIEDSLAIDDYVDVGGHLGTVEGLTIRTVRLRDIDGIVHTIPFSEIKSIKNYSREFGYAIFRVAIPYNMEIDDAIKLMRDVGQKMRTDPLQRRNIWSPLEIQGVESFESGSAILRARFKTAPIKQWEVSRAFNLSLKRHLDEAGLDLATPRMSIQVITPGSTPEKQ comes from the coding sequence GTGTTTGCTCGTCTTTTCGCCCTGCCCTGCTATGCACTCGTCTGCCTGCTGACCCTGCTGCCGCTGAGCAGCGCTCAGGCGGTGGGCCTGCCCGGCCTGCTGGGTAACCAGACCAAGGCGCAGCCCCAGGCCGAGGAACCCCTGGGGCAATCCCTGGATGAGGTCATCAAGTCCCTGGAGAACGACCAGCAGCGGGCCAAGCTGCTGGCGGACCTGAAAAAGCTCCGGGACGCCACGAAAAAAGCTCAGCCCACCCCCGAGGAAGGCGTACTGGGCTTGATCGGCGGCACCCTGAGCAGTCTTGAGAAGCAGTTTTCCGGCGCCGACAGTCCGGTCAACCGCTGGACGGACGAGTTCGATCTGGCCCAGGAAGAACTGGCGGCGCTGATGCTGCCGGCCAGCCAATGGCTGCCGATCATCTTTGCCTTTGCCTTGATCCTCATGGTCTGGAGCCTGCTGGCGGCGGCTTTGATCTGGCTCAGTCACCGGGTGCGCCTGCGTTTTGGCCTCACCGACGAACTGCCCCAGCATCCCAAGACCTGGGACTTGCTGCGTTTCGCCCTGCGCAAGCTCGGCCCCTGGCTGATCGCCCTGCTGATCACCGTCTACATGACCTACTCCCTGCCCTCTTCCCTGGGCAAGGACCTGGCCATGGTCCTGGCCTATGCGCTGGTGATCGGCACCTGCTTCTCGGCGATCTGCGTGGTGGCGTTTTCCGTGCTCGATGGCCCGCACCGCCATCGCGCGCTGTACATCCTGCGTCGCCAGGCCTTCCGCCCGCTGTGGTGGATCGGCAGTTTCGCCGCCTTTGGCGAAGCCCTGAGCGACCCGCGCATGGTGGCCAGCCTCGGCCAGCACCTGGCGCATACCGCGGCGACCTTCGCCAATGTGATGGCGGCGTTGTCCACCGGGGTGTTCATCCTGCGTTTTCGCCGGCCCATCGCCCACCTGATCCGCAACCAGCCGCTGTCCCGGCGCCTGACCCGCCGGGCCCTGAGCGACACCATCGAAATCATCGGCACCTTCTGGTACCTGCCGGCCCTGGTGCTGGTGGGCATTTCGCTGTTCGCCACCTTTGTCTCGGCCGGCGATACCAGTACCGCCCTGCGCCAGTCCCTGCTGTGCACCGTGCTGCTGGTGCTGTGCATGGTGATCAACGGCCTGGTGCGGCGCCACGCGCTCAAGCCGCAACGTGGGCACAAACGCCACGCGCTGTACTCCGAGCGCCTGAAAAGCTTCTTCTATACCCTGGCTCACCTGGCGGTGTGGCTGGCGTTCATCGAACTGGGCCTGCGGGTCTGGGGCATGTCGCTGATCCGCTTCACCGAAGGCGACGGCCATGAAGTCAGCGTCAAGCTGTTCAGCCTCGGCGGCACCCTGATCTTCGCCTGGCTGATCTGGATTCTCAGCGACACCGCGGTGCATCACGCCCTGACCCGCTCGCGCAAGGGGCTGGCCAATGCCCGCGCGCAAACCATGATGCCGCTGATCCGCAACGTGCTGTTCGTGGCGATCTTCATCATTGCCACCATCGTCGCCCTGGCCAACATGGGCATGAACGTCACGCCGCTGCTGGCTGGTGCCGGTGTCATCGGCCTGGCCATCGGTTTCGGCGCCCAGTCCCTGGTGGCGGATCTGATCACCGGCCTGTTCATCATCATCGAGGACTCCCTGGCCATCGACGATTACGTGGATGTCGGCGGCCACCTCGGCACTGTCGAAGGCCTGACCATCCGCACCGTGCGCCTGCGGGACATCGACGGCATCGTGCACACCATCCCGTTCAGCGAGATCAAGAGCATCAAGAACTACTCCCGGGAATTCGGCTACGCGATCTTCCGCGTGGCGATTCCCTACAACATGGAGATCGACGACGCGATCAAGCTGATGCGCGATGTCGGCCAGAAAATGCGCACCGATCCCTTGCAGCGGCGCAACATCTGGTCACCGCTGGAGATTCAGGGCGTGGAAAGCTTCGAGTCCGGCAGCGCCATTCTCCGGGCTCGCTTCAAGACTGCGCCGATCAAGCAATGGGAAGTGTCACGGGCTTTCAACCTGTCCCTCAAGCGCCACCTGGACGAAGCCGGACTGGACCTGGCCACCCCGCGCATGAGCATCCAGGTGATCACCCCCGGCAGCACCCCGGAAAAACAATGA
- a CDS encoding M18 family aminopeptidase: protein MREELNQGLIDFLKASPTPFHATASLVQRLEAAGYQRLDEREPWTTEANGRYYVTRNDSSIVAFKLGRHSPLQGGIRLVGAHTDSPCLRVKPQPELQRQGFWQLGVEVYGGALLAPWFDRDLSLAGRVTFRRDGKVESQLIDFKAPIAIIPNLAIHLNREANQGWAINAQNELPPILAQFAGDERVDFRAVLTDQLAREHGLNADVVLDYELSFYDTQSAAVIGLHGDFIAGARLDNLLSCYAGLQALLNADSDETCVLVCNDHEEVGSCSACGADGPMLEQTLRRLLPEGDEFVRTIQKSLLVSADNAHGVHPNYADKHDANHGPKLNAGPVIKVNSNQRYATNSETAGFFRHLCMAEEVPVQSFVVRSDMGCGSTIGPITASHLGVRTVDIGLPTFAMHSIRELCGSHDLAHLVKVLSAFYASRELP, encoded by the coding sequence ATGCGCGAAGAGTTGAACCAAGGCCTGATCGACTTCCTCAAGGCCTCCCCTACCCCTTTCCATGCCACTGCCAGCCTTGTTCAACGTCTGGAAGCGGCCGGTTATCAACGCCTCGACGAGCGCGAGCCATGGACCACCGAGGCCAACGGTCGTTACTACGTCACTCGTAACGACTCCTCCATCGTCGCCTTCAAGCTGGGGCGGCACTCGCCGTTGCAAGGCGGCATCCGCCTGGTGGGCGCGCACACCGACAGTCCGTGCCTGCGGGTCAAGCCGCAGCCGGAACTGCAGCGCCAGGGCTTCTGGCAACTGGGCGTGGAAGTCTACGGCGGCGCGCTGCTGGCCCCCTGGTTCGACCGCGACCTGTCCCTGGCCGGCCGCGTGACCTTCCGTCGCGACGGCAAGGTGGAAAGCCAGCTGATCGATTTCAAGGCACCGATCGCGATCATTCCCAACCTGGCCATTCATCTCAACCGGGAAGCCAACCAGGGCTGGGCAATCAATGCACAGAATGAACTGCCGCCGATCCTGGCCCAGTTCGCCGGCGACGAGCGGGTGGATTTCCGTGCGGTCCTGACCGACCAGCTGGCTCGGGAACACGGCCTGAACGCCGACGTGGTGCTGGACTACGAGTTGAGTTTCTATGACACCCAGAGCGCGGCGGTAATCGGCCTGCATGGCGATTTCATTGCCGGTGCGCGCCTGGACAACCTGCTGTCCTGCTACGCCGGATTGCAGGCCCTGTTGAACGCCGACAGCGACGAAACCTGCGTACTGGTGTGCAACGACCACGAGGAAGTGGGCTCCTGCTCGGCCTGCGGCGCCGACGGCCCGATGCTCGAACAGACCTTGCGTCGCCTGCTGCCCGAAGGCGACGAGTTCGTGCGCACCATCCAGAAATCGCTACTGGTGTCCGCCGACAACGCCCACGGCGTGCACCCCAACTACGCGGACAAGCACGACGCCAACCACGGCCCGAAACTCAATGCCGGCCCGGTGATCAAGGTCAACAGCAATCAACGTTACGCCACCAACAGCGAAACCGCCGGTTTCTTCCGCCACCTGTGCATGGCCGAAGAAGTGCCGGTGCAGAGCTTCGTGGTGCGCAGCGACATGGGCTGCGGCTCGACCATCGGCCCGATCACCGCCAGCCACCTGGGAGTGCGCACCGTGGATATCGGCCTGCCGACCTTCGCCATGCATTCGATCCGCGAACTGTGCGGCAGTCATGACCTGGCCCACCTGGTGAAAGTGCTGAGCGCCTTCTACGCCAGCCGCGAACTGCCCTGA
- a CDS encoding RluA family pseudouridine synthase: MPLSNIHILHQDAAVLVVNKPTLLLSVPGRADDNKDCLITRLQENGYPEARIVHRLDWETSGIILLARDPDTHRELSRQFHDRETEKAYTALCWGQPGLDSGSIDLPLRYDPPTKPRHVVDHEFGKHALTFWRVLERCGDWCRVELTPITGRSHQLRVHMLSIGHPLLGDGLYAHPQALAAWPRLCLHASMLSFTHPQTGERLRFDCPAPF, translated from the coding sequence ATGCCGTTGTCGAATATCCACATCCTGCATCAGGACGCTGCCGTCCTGGTGGTGAACAAACCTACCCTGCTGCTCTCCGTCCCCGGTCGCGCCGACGACAACAAGGACTGCCTGATCACCCGCCTGCAGGAAAATGGTTACCCCGAAGCCCGGATCGTCCACCGACTGGACTGGGAAACCTCCGGCATCATTCTCCTGGCTCGGGACCCGGACACTCATCGCGAGCTGTCGCGGCAGTTTCACGACCGTGAAACCGAAAAAGCCTACACCGCCCTGTGCTGGGGCCAGCCGGGACTGGACAGCGGCAGCATCGACCTGCCCCTGCGTTATGACCCGCCAACCAAGCCCCGGCACGTGGTGGATCACGAATTCGGCAAGCACGCCCTGACCTTCTGGCGCGTGCTGGAGCGCTGCGGCGACTGGTGCCGGGTCGAACTGACGCCGATCACCGGACGCTCCCATCAACTGCGGGTACACATGCTGTCCATCGGGCATCCGCTCCTGGGCGACGGCCTCTACGCCCACCCGCAAGCCCTGGCTGCCTGGCCGCGCCTGTGCCTGCACGCCAGCATGCTCAGCTTCACCCATCCGCAGACCGGCGAACGCCTGCGCTTCGACTGCCCTGCGCCATTTTGA
- the minE gene encoding cell division topological specificity factor MinE, with amino-acid sequence MNLFDFFRASKKVSTASVAKERLQIIVAHERGQRSTPDYLPALQKELVEVIRKYVNIGSDDVHVALENQGSCSILELNITLPDR; translated from the coding sequence ATGAATCTTTTTGACTTCTTTCGTGCCAGCAAAAAGGTCAGCACCGCGTCGGTAGCGAAAGAGCGTCTACAGATCATCGTGGCGCATGAACGCGGCCAGCGCAGCACCCCCGATTACTTGCCCGCCTTGCAGAAGGAACTGGTGGAAGTGATCCGCAAGTACGTCAATATCGGGTCCGACGACGTGCACGTCGCTCTGGAAAACCAGGGCAGTTGCTCGATCCTGGAACTCAATATCACCCTGCCTGATCGCTGA
- the minD gene encoding septum site-determining protein MinD: protein MAKILVVTSGKGGVGKTTTSAAIGTGLALRGHKTVIVDFDVGLRNLDLIMGCERRVVYDFVNVVNGEANLQQALIKDKRLENLYVLAASQTRDKDALTLEGVEKVLMELKETFEFVVCDSPAGIEKGAHLAMYFADEAIVVTNPEVSSVRDSDRMLGLLASKSRRAEKGEDAIKEHLLLTRYNPERVSNGEMLGVEDVKEILAVTLLGVIPESQAVLKASNQGVPVILDDQSDAGQAYSDAVDRLLGKTVEHRFLDVEKKGFFERLFGGR from the coding sequence TTGGCCAAGATTCTCGTGGTTACATCCGGCAAGGGTGGTGTGGGTAAAACCACCACCAGCGCCGCTATCGGTACCGGCCTCGCTCTGCGTGGTCACAAAACAGTCATCGTCGACTTCGACGTCGGCCTGCGTAACCTCGACCTGATCATGGGCTGCGAGCGTCGCGTGGTGTATGACTTCGTCAACGTAGTGAACGGCGAAGCCAACCTGCAGCAAGCCCTGATCAAAGACAAGCGCCTGGAAAACCTCTACGTGCTGGCCGCCAGCCAGACCCGGGACAAGGACGCGCTGACCCTCGAAGGCGTGGAAAAAGTCCTGATGGAACTCAAGGAAACCTTCGAGTTCGTGGTCTGCGACTCGCCTGCCGGTATCGAGAAAGGCGCACACCTGGCCATGTACTTCGCCGACGAAGCGATCGTCGTGACCAACCCTGAAGTGTCCTCGGTCCGTGACTCCGACCGCATGCTCGGCCTGCTGGCCAGCAAATCCCGCCGCGCCGAAAAAGGCGAAGATGCGATCAAGGAGCACCTGCTGCTGACCCGCTACAACCCGGAGCGCGTCAGCAATGGCGAAATGCTCGGCGTTGAAGACGTCAAAGAAATTCTCGCAGTGACCCTGCTGGGCGTGATTCCCGAATCCCAGGCGGTACTCAAGGCCTCCAACCAGGGCGTGCCGGTGATTCTCGACGACCAGAGTGATGCGGGCCAGGCCTACAGCGACGCGGTCGATCGTCTGCTGGGCAAAACCGTGGAACACCGGTTCCTTGATGTCGAGAAGAAGGGATTCTTCGAGCGTCTGTTTGGAGGTAGATAA
- the minC gene encoding septum site-determining protein MinC: MSQTESLDQDPVFQLKGSMLAITVLELARNDLEGLDRQLAAKVAQAPNFFSNAPLVLALDKLPAAEGSVDLPGLMRVCRHHGLRTLAIRASRIEDIAAAIAVDLPVLPPSGARERPLEPPESEVKKVPEKPPEPTVKPTRIITSPVRGGQQIYAQGGDLVVVSSVSPGAELLADGNIHVYGPMRGRALAGVKGDTKARIFCQQLSAELISIAGQYKVSEDLRRDPLWGSGVQVSLSGDVLNITRL, translated from the coding sequence ATGAGCCAAACCGAATCGCTAGACCAAGATCCTGTGTTCCAGTTAAAGGGCAGCATGCTCGCCATCACGGTGCTGGAACTGGCCCGCAACGACCTTGAAGGCCTTGATCGCCAACTGGCCGCGAAAGTCGCCCAGGCCCCGAACTTCTTCAGCAACGCGCCGCTGGTGCTGGCGCTGGACAAGCTGCCTGCCGCCGAGGGCTCGGTGGATCTGCCCGGGCTGATGCGCGTCTGCCGCCACCACGGGCTGCGCACCCTGGCCATTCGTGCCAGCCGTATAGAAGACATTGCCGCGGCGATTGCCGTCGATCTGCCGGTGCTGCCGCCTTCCGGTGCCCGGGAACGGCCGCTGGAACCGCCCGAGAGCGAGGTCAAGAAAGTACCGGAGAAGCCGCCGGAGCCCACGGTCAAACCGACCCGCATCATCACTTCGCCCGTACGCGGCGGACAGCAGATCTATGCCCAGGGCGGCGATCTGGTGGTGGTGTCCTCGGTCAGCCCCGGTGCGGAACTTCTCGCCGATGGCAATATCCATGTATACGGCCCGATGCGTGGCCGGGCCCTGGCGGGGGTCAAGGGCGACACCAAGGCGCGGATTTTCTGTCAGCAATTGAGCGCTGAACTGATCTCCATCGCTGGCCAGTACAAGGTTTCCGAGGACCTGCGACGCGACCCGCTATGGGGCTCTGGAGTCCAGGTCAGCCTGTCGGGTGACGTGTTGAACATCACACGTCTTTAA
- a CDS encoding lipid A biosynthesis lauroyl acyltransferase: MDRPRFRAAFFSPRFWPLWLGLGVLWLIVQLPYPVLLQIGRALGALMYRVAGARRAIAQRNLELCFPEKSAAERKRLLKENFASTGIAFFEMAMSWWWSKPRLARLAHVEGLEHLKQAQHDGHGVILMALHFTTLEIGAALLGQQHTIDGMYREHKNPLFDFIQRRGRERHNLDSLAVEREDVRGMLKLLRAGRAIWYAPDQDYGAKQSLFVPLFGIQAATVTATSKFARLGKALVVPFTQERLADGSGYRLVIHAPLTDFPGATEEEDCLRINQWIETALRACPEQYLWAHRRFKSRPPGEPKLYKKRG; encoded by the coding sequence ATGGATCGCCCGCGTTTTCGAGCTGCATTCTTTTCTCCACGTTTCTGGCCGCTGTGGCTGGGACTGGGTGTGTTATGGCTGATCGTCCAACTGCCTTATCCCGTGCTCCTGCAAATCGGTCGTGCCCTGGGGGCGTTGATGTACCGGGTAGCCGGCGCTCGACGGGCGATCGCCCAGCGCAATCTGGAGCTGTGCTTCCCGGAAAAGTCCGCCGCGGAGCGCAAGCGCCTACTCAAGGAGAACTTCGCATCCACCGGGATCGCCTTCTTCGAAATGGCCATGAGCTGGTGGTGGTCCAAGCCGCGTCTGGCGCGCCTGGCCCATGTCGAAGGGCTGGAACACCTCAAGCAGGCCCAGCACGACGGTCATGGGGTGATTCTCATGGCCCTGCACTTCACCACCCTGGAGATCGGCGCGGCGCTGCTGGGCCAGCAGCACACCATCGACGGCATGTATCGCGAACACAAGAACCCGCTGTTCGACTTCATTCAGCGCCGTGGCCGTGAACGGCACAACCTGGACTCCCTGGCCGTCGAGCGGGAGGACGTGCGGGGCATGCTCAAGCTGCTGCGGGCCGGCCGGGCGATCTGGTATGCACCGGATCAGGACTATGGCGCCAAGCAGAGTCTGTTCGTGCCGTTGTTCGGCATCCAGGCCGCTACCGTGACCGCCACCAGCAAGTTCGCCCGCCTGGGCAAGGCGCTGGTGGTGCCTTTCACCCAGGAACGCCTGGCCGATGGCAGTGGCTATCGCTTGGTGATTCATGCGCCGCTGACGGATTTTCCCGGTGCCACTGAAGAAGAGGATTGCCTGCGGATCAACCAGTGGATTGAAACAGCGTTGCGCGCCTGCCCCGAGCAGTACCTCTGGGCTCATCGACGCTTCAAGAGCCGGCCGCCGGGCGAGCCCAAGCTTTACAAGAAGCGCGGTTGA
- a CDS encoding patatin-like phospholipase family protein — MSAAEPITGLILSGGGARAAYQVGVLAAIAELMGPGARNPFPVIVGTSAGAINAVSLASGATDFSAAIKRLTAFWSSFRSDQVMRSDWPGVIRQASRFVGHSLLGLGAQVPVALINNSPLRDLLNQHMHLSGINQAIAQGQLHAVAVTAFGYESGQAVTFYQGGGVINPWLRHRRIGVPTHLTVDHLLASAAIPLLFAPVKLDQEYFGDGAVRQSAPISPALHLGASRVLVVGVSGNPRGNDPDAALQRSYTGQQPTLAQIGGHMLNSTFIDSLESDIELLERLNHFSRLLPGSAADRGLGIAPVEVLVIAPSQPIDEIAARHRQELPAALRLFLRGPGATRTSGAGVLSYLLFEAAYCSELIELGRSDALAKGEELARFLGLKGFAGQPAPTEPAP; from the coding sequence ATGAGTGCGGCGGAACCGATCACCGGTTTGATTCTTTCGGGAGGTGGCGCCCGGGCGGCCTATCAGGTGGGCGTGCTGGCGGCGATTGCCGAATTGATGGGGCCTGGGGCGCGCAATCCGTTCCCAGTGATTGTCGGCACCTCGGCCGGGGCCATCAATGCCGTCAGCCTGGCCAGCGGCGCCACGGATTTTTCCGCGGCAATCAAGCGCCTCACGGCATTCTGGAGCAGCTTTCGCAGTGATCAGGTGATGCGCAGCGATTGGCCCGGGGTGATTCGTCAGGCCAGTCGTTTTGTCGGCCACAGCCTGCTGGGGCTTGGCGCTCAGGTGCCGGTAGCGCTGATCAACAATTCGCCGTTGCGTGACCTGCTCAACCAGCACATGCACCTCTCGGGCATCAATCAGGCGATTGCCCAGGGGCAGTTGCACGCGGTGGCGGTAACGGCTTTCGGTTATGAGTCCGGACAGGCGGTGACCTTCTATCAAGGGGGCGGGGTCATCAATCCCTGGTTGCGCCACCGGCGCATCGGCGTTCCCACTCATCTGACGGTGGACCACCTGCTGGCCAGTGCAGCGATCCCCTTGCTGTTCGCGCCTGTGAAGCTCGACCAGGAATACTTCGGCGACGGCGCCGTGCGCCAATCGGCGCCCATCAGCCCAGCGTTGCACCTGGGGGCCAGCCGCGTGCTGGTGGTGGGGGTCAGTGGCAATCCGCGGGGCAATGATCCAGACGCCGCCCTGCAGCGTTCTTACACCGGGCAGCAGCCGACTCTGGCGCAGATTGGCGGCCATATGCTCAACAGCACCTTCATTGACAGTCTGGAAAGCGATATCGAACTGCTGGAGCGACTCAATCATTTCAGTCGGCTGTTACCCGGCAGTGCCGCGGATCGCGGCCTGGGCATTGCACCCGTGGAAGTGCTGGTGATTGCCCCGAGCCAACCGATCGACGAAATCGCGGCGCGGCATCGGCAGGAGTTGCCGGCGGCGCTGCGCCTGTTCCTGCGCGGACCGGGGGCAACCCGCACCAGCGGTGCCGGGGTCCTGAGTTATCTGTTGTTCGAGGCGGCGTACTGCAGTGAGTTGATCGAACTGGGGCGCAGTGACGCCCTGGCCAAGGGCGAGGAGTTGGCACGGTTTCTGGGGCTCAAGGGCTTCGCGGGCCAGCCCGCTCCTACAGAACCTGCGCCGTAG
- a CDS encoding outer membrane protein OmpK, which yields MKPMCKSLMLAASVLVGGQAVAGDLLQWQNNSLTYLYGKNFEVNPQIQQTVTFEHADAWKYGDNFFFLDRIFYNGKEDGNVGPDTYYGEFTPRLSFGKIFDQKLEFGPIKDVLLAFTYEFGEGDNESYLIGPGFDLAVPGFDYFQLNFYQRHTEGSRPGDNVWQITPVWSYTIPVGRSDILIDGYMDWVVDNDQNAKGTYHANLHFNPQVKYDLGKALNWGAKQLYVGFEYDYWKNKYGIEDSRNFETNQDTASLLVKYHF from the coding sequence ATGAAACCGATGTGCAAGAGCCTGATGTTGGCCGCCAGTGTGCTGGTGGGGGGACAGGCCGTGGCTGGCGACCTGTTGCAGTGGCAGAACAACAGCCTGACTTACTTGTACGGCAAGAACTTCGAGGTCAACCCGCAGATTCAACAGACGGTGACCTTCGAACATGCCGACGCCTGGAAATACGGCGACAACTTCTTCTTCCTCGACCGGATCTTCTACAACGGCAAGGAAGACGGCAACGTCGGCCCGGACACTTACTACGGCGAGTTCACCCCGCGCCTGTCGTTCGGCAAGATCTTCGATCAGAAGCTGGAGTTCGGACCGATCAAGGACGTGCTGCTGGCCTTCACCTACGAGTTCGGCGAGGGCGATAACGAGTCTTACCTGATCGGTCCCGGTTTCGACCTGGCAGTGCCCGGCTTCGACTACTTCCAGCTGAACTTCTACCAGCGCCACACCGAAGGCAGCCGCCCGGGCGACAACGTCTGGCAGATCACTCCGGTCTGGTCGTACACCATTCCCGTGGGCCGCTCGGACATCCTGATCGACGGTTACATGGACTGGGTGGTGGACAACGACCAGAACGCCAAGGGCACCTACCACGCCAACCTGCACTTCAACCCGCAGGTCAAATATGACCTGGGCAAGGCCCTGAACTGGGGCGCCAAGCAGCTGTACGTCGGTTTCGAGTACGACTACTGGAAGAACAAGTACGGCATCGAGGATTCACGCAACTTCGAGACCAACCAGGACACCGCCAGCCTGTTGGTCAAGTATCACTTCTGA
- a CDS encoding nucleobase:cation symporter-2 family protein, with amino-acid sequence MSDSSEQCVPAAPAIVRLPFLQLILVGLQHVLLMYGGAIAVPLIIGQAAGLSREEIAFLINADLLVAGIATIVQSMGIGPMGIRMPVMMGASFAAVGSMVAMAGMPGIGMQGIFGATIAAGFFGMLIAPFMSKVVRFFPPLVTGTVITSIGLSLFPVAVNWAGGGSSTAQFGSPIYLTIAALVLGTILLIHRFMRGFWVNISVLIGMGLGYVLCGMIGMVDLSGMAQAPWLQVVTPLHFGMPQFHLAPILSMCLVVVIIFVESTGMFLALGKITGQEVSPRMLRRGLLCDAGASFFAGFLNTFTHSSFAQNIGLVQMTGVRCRSVTMVAGALLIVLSLLPKAAFLVASIPPAVLGGAAIAMFGMVAATGIKILQEADIGDRRNQLLVAVSIGMGLIPVVRPEFFAHLPLWMSPITHSGIAMATLSALLLNLLFNILGGTERAISSAEQAHQH; translated from the coding sequence ATGTCCGATTCATCCGAACAGTGCGTCCCCGCTGCGCCCGCCATCGTGCGCTTGCCTTTCCTGCAACTGATCCTGGTGGGGCTGCAACACGTTCTGCTGATGTATGGCGGTGCAATTGCGGTACCGCTGATCATCGGACAGGCCGCCGGCCTGAGTCGTGAAGAAATCGCCTTCCTGATCAATGCCGATCTGCTGGTGGCTGGAATCGCCACCATCGTCCAGTCGATGGGCATCGGCCCCATGGGCATTCGCATGCCGGTGATGATGGGCGCCAGTTTCGCCGCCGTAGGCAGTATGGTGGCCATGGCCGGCATGCCTGGCATCGGCATGCAGGGCATCTTTGGTGCCACCATTGCCGCGGGCTTCTTCGGCATGCTGATTGCGCCGTTCATGTCCAAGGTGGTGCGCTTCTTCCCGCCCCTGGTCACCGGCACGGTGATCACCTCGATCGGCCTGTCACTGTTTCCGGTGGCGGTGAACTGGGCCGGCGGCGGCAGCAGTACCGCGCAATTCGGTTCACCCATCTACCTGACCATCGCTGCGCTGGTGCTGGGCACCATCCTGCTGATCCATCGGTTCATGCGTGGTTTCTGGGTGAACATTTCCGTGCTGATCGGCATGGGCCTGGGCTACGTGCTGTGCGGCATGATCGGCATGGTCGACCTTAGCGGCATGGCCCAGGCGCCCTGGCTGCAGGTCGTCACCCCGCTGCACTTCGGCATGCCGCAGTTCCATCTGGCCCCCATCCTGTCGATGTGCCTGGTGGTGGTGATCATCTTTGTCGAATCCACCGGGATGTTCCTGGCCCTGGGCAAGATCACCGGCCAGGAGGTCAGCCCGCGCATGCTGCGCCGCGGCCTGCTGTGCGATGCTGGCGCCTCGTTCTTCGCCGGTTTCCTCAACACCTTCACCCATTCCTCGTTCGCCCAGAACATCGGCCTGGTGCAGATGACCGGGGTGCGCTGCCGCTCGGTGACCATGGTCGCCGGCGCTCTGCTGATCGTTCTCAGCCTGCTGCCCAAGGCCGCCTTCCTGGTGGCCTCGATTCCACCGGCGGTCCTGGGCGGGGCGGCCATCGCCATGTTCGGCATGGTGGCCGCCACCGGGATCAAGATCCTCCAGGAAGCCGATATTGGCGACCGACGCAATCAACTGCTGGTGGCAGTGAGCATCGGCATGGGCCTGATTCCCGTGGTGCGTCCAGAGTTCTTTGCCCACTTGCCACTGTGGATGAGCCCCATCACCCACAGCGGCATCGCCATGGCGACCTTGAGCGCGCTGTTGCTGAACCTGCTGTTCAACATTCTCGGGGGCACCGAGCGTGCCATCAGCAGCGCTGAACAGGCTCACCAGCATTAA